A single window of Cetobacterium ceti DNA harbors:
- a CDS encoding transposase zinc-binding domain-containing protein — MAIISYGYTAFKCAKCSHMHIVGFSCKSRFCTSCGKIYAQN, encoded by the coding sequence GTGGCGATTATTTCTTACGGTTATACTGCTTTCAAATGTGCTAAATGCTCGCATATGCATATTGTTGGTTTCTCTTGCAAATCTAGATTTTGCACTTCTTGTGGTAAAATTTATGCACAAAACTAG